The Pseudomonas entomophila genome segment GTCATAGGCCTGCTCGATGTCTGGCGTGGAGTAGCAGTGGCGGTAGATCATGCCTTCGCCGTGGGTATCCAGCAGGTCCTTCAGGTTGCCTGTCAACGGCTGGACCAGCATGAAGCGTTCCTGGCCGAGCAGGGCGATCGCGTAGCGCACGTGCAGGCCGCCGCGTTCCCACACCAGTGTCCTGGAGATGCGAGCGCCCAGCACCTGGGCGTAATAGCCGCAGGCGGCCTCAAGGTCGGTGACCAGCACATCGACATGGCTGAACGTCAGGTCCATCGCATTGCGCTCCAGCTGCGGCTGCGCTCAGGGCTGCGCCGGTGTGTCGGGGGTCGGTTCGGCCTGTTGGCTGGCCTCGGCAGCCAGCTTCGCCCGGTCGGCCTTGGAAATGTAGGTGTTGCGGTTTTTCGGCGCCAGCTTGGCGCTGGCCTTCTTGGCGTGGGCTTTCAACAGCTGGTTGATCTTTTTGCGACGGTTCATGTTCTGTGATCGATAAGAGGCGTTTGAAGACTGTACCCGAGGGCAGCGGAACGCGCGATTATACTTCGCCTTGGCCGCTGGCTGGCCAGCTCGGGCCGACCAGCCACTGACGAATCGTCACATTCGAGGCACACCATCGCCTGGCTGGTACTCAGCACACCCGCGCATGGAGCGCATCGAGCCTGACAAGGAGTTGATCATGGGAAGTCAATCATTGCGTTCGGCCTGGATGAGCGCGCTGTTTTGGGGGGCGCTGGCAGCGTTTGCCAGCCAAGCCAGCGCCGAGCAAGTCTGTGCGTTGCCCGATACCGTGGAACCCGCGCCGCCACGCCCGGTGGACTACGTCAACAAGGACCTGCCCACGGACTACCTGGCCCTGGTGCTGTCCTGGTCGCCGGAGCACTGCGAGGCCCAGCGCAACAAACCCAAGGCGCAACGCGAGAAACACGCCTTCCAGTGTTTCTCTGGCAACCGCTTCGAATGGGTGGTGCATGGCCTGTGGCCGCAGAACGGCTATGCCCGCTCCGACCGGGATCATCCGCGTAACTGCCAGAGCGTCGGCTCGCTGCCGGCCGCGCTGGTCAAGCAGCACCTGTGCATGATGCCGGGCGCGGACCTGATGCAGAACGAATGGCAGGCCCATGGCACTTGCGGCTGGTCGTCCCCCGATCGCTACTTCGCCGATATCCAGCGGGTGTACGACACGCTGCGCCGGCCCACCACGCAAGAGATGCTGGGTACCGACCCAGGCCCGAACCAGCTGGTGGAGACCAAGGCGAGCACGATCAAGCAGGCCTTCCTGTCGCGCAACCCGGCGCTGCCCGCTCAGAGCCTGCGGGTTTCGGTGGGTTCGGGTAACCGCTTGAAGGAGCTCTGGGTCTGCCTCGACAAGCAGCTCGCGCCCATGCCGTGCCCGGCGGGCGGCACCCCTGACAGTCAGGCGATCAAGGTCCGGTCGCCTTATCAGTAGCCGTTGGAGGCCACAGGCAATCTGAGTGGCGTCAGCCCGCCTGGTATCGACGATCGTGTCCCCGCCAGCCTCGGGCACGCCACCGGACATTTCTTTACGCATTCTTTATGCCAGGCATTGTGCGTTGAGCCGATACTGGCGCCGTTTTTTCAAGCCCTCCGCATGCCTGCCTACACTCAGTATTTACGCGATACTGACGAGAAGTGATCTGTGAGCCAATCCGCAATCGTTGAGCATCAATCCCATCCGAACAAGAGCACTGGGGCCGGCCTTCTGATCGCCGCTGTCGGGGTGGTCTATGGCGATATCGGCACCAGCCCCCTGTACACGCTCAAGGAGGTGTTCTCCGGACACTTCGGGGTGCAGGCCAACATCGAAGGGGTGCTGGGCATCCTGTCCCTGGTGTTCTGGTCGCTGATCTGGGTGGTGTCGGTCAAGTACGTCCTGTTCATCCTGCGTGCCAGCAACCAGGGGGAAGGGGGGATCATGGCGCTGACCGCATTGGCCAGGCGGGCGGCACGTCCTTATCCGCGGCTGAGCAGGGTGCTGGTGCTGCTGGGGCTGTTTGGCGCCGCGCT includes the following:
- a CDS encoding DUF2986 domain-containing protein is translated as MNRRKKINQLLKAHAKKASAKLAPKNRNTYISKADRAKLAAEASQQAEPTPDTPAQP
- a CDS encoding VOC family protein, with the protein product MDLTFSHVDVLVTDLEAACGYYAQVLGARISRTLVWERGGLHVRYAIALLGQERFMLVQPLTGNLKDLLDTHGEGMIYRHCYSTPDIEQAYDQLMANGVQPEDENGNPLARAHLQSPAGARILWLPKRFGHFSIEILEAQALEAFIEDAFRAP
- a CDS encoding ribonuclease T2 family protein; protein product: MGSQSLRSAWMSALFWGALAAFASQASAEQVCALPDTVEPAPPRPVDYVNKDLPTDYLALVLSWSPEHCEAQRNKPKAQREKHAFQCFSGNRFEWVVHGLWPQNGYARSDRDHPRNCQSVGSLPAALVKQHLCMMPGADLMQNEWQAHGTCGWSSPDRYFADIQRVYDTLRRPTTQEMLGTDPGPNQLVETKASTIKQAFLSRNPALPAQSLRVSVGSGNRLKELWVCLDKQLAPMPCPAGGTPDSQAIKVRSPYQ